From Pseudomonadota bacterium, the proteins below share one genomic window:
- a CDS encoding PaaI family thioesterase — protein MKGMLPVYKDSFFCGFSREDGLRLQMMYENGIVFCDVNLDNRFEGYTDVLHGGMIFGILDVIIWYVIFMETQKIGMTRKTEMEFFKPVMCGSTYIAKGQFLRIEDRDIHATAWLEDDQGEIYARVDALFREARDLPIEHFINKFDFSHADPEIKEYFLSLLG, from the coding sequence ATGAAAGGCATGCTTCCGGTTTATAAGGATTCTTTTTTCTGCGGGTTCAGCAGAGAAGACGGATTAAGGCTTCAGATGATGTACGAAAATGGCATTGTATTCTGTGATGTGAACCTCGACAACCGCTTTGAGGGTTATACAGATGTTTTGCACGGTGGGATGATTTTCGGTATTCTGGATGTCATTATCTGGTATGTAATTTTTATGGAAACACAAAAAATCGGCATGACAAGAAAAACAGAGATGGAATTTTTCAAACCTGTTATGTGCGGTAGCACTTACATTGCCAAAGGTCAGTTTCTAAGAATTGAAGATAGGGACATCCATGCAACAGCATGGCTGGAAGATGATCAGGGTGAGATTTATGCCAGGGTAGATGCCCTCTTCAGAGAAGCCAGAGATTTACCGATAGAACATTTCATCAATAAATTCGACTTCAGCCATGCTGATCCGGAGATTAAGGAATATTTCCTTTCACTATTGGGATAA